TATTTAATTCAAGGATTCCAATTTGGATTTAGAGTATTTGGACCCGTTATCCCAATAGCAGCCTTCTTTTATCTTGGTGACTCAGGATTTACCAAAATTATCGGTGACTTTCTCCCTGCCGCTTCACATGGTATTGTGAATGATCTAGGCGTCGGCTTAGCCGCTGTTGTACCCTTAACGAAGGAAATTGCGGTCATTACCCTTGCAATCGTAGGTGCCATTACAGGTTTAGATGGCTCTGGCTTCTCTGGCATTTCGTTAGCCGGTTCTGTAGGTAGTTTATTCGGCAATGCTATAGGCGGAGGTACAGCAACCCTAACCGCACTTGGACAAATTACTGGTATTTGGGTGGGTGGCGGTACACCGTCACAAATGGAAGACATATGATAAATGAGGCTTCTTATACAAGGCGTCAATTTAAGGCAAAACGCAAAGAGTTCGAATAAAATAAAAAAACGGCTTGAAATTATCAAGCCGAAAATAAAAAGAGAGAGGTTAAATTATTAGTTAATTTATTATGTTACTTTGTATATTTATTATACTAATTTATCTTTTAAAGCATCCGTTAAAGTTTGGGAAAAGTTTATACCTTGTTTCATACCTAAATCATTTAAATAGCTAGGAATAGTTAAAGTTTTTTTAACTGGTGTTAAATCTAAAGCTTTCTTATGTGCCTCTATATCAACATCTACAAGTGTTACAATATCTTCTTCTTTTGGAGTAAAAGAAACAGTATACGGTTTATTTATTGGTTCATCTGCGAAAGCTATGGCATTACCTATATAATCCCTTGCATATTCAATTGCTTCAGCGATAGTTTCCCCTTGTGTAATCCCTTCAATATCAGGAATTGTCACTAAGTGAAAGCCGTCTGCTGATAGGGGGGAAATAACCACAGGATATACTACAACATTTTTCATTTTCTACCTTCTTTCGTATCTATATTTAATGGGCTTGAAAGCCACCCCTTTTACAGTTTGTGCTTTCTGATTAGCCCTTTTGCTAAATCTTCATTAACTTCTCTATGCCTTGGGATTTGTTCTTTCTTGCCTGTTGGTGATACCCAAATATCATGTTTACCGCCATGGGTTAAGAATTTCCACCCTTTAGCCGTGAAGCGTTTCTCTAACTCTCTCTTTTTCATTTTTTAACCCCTTTCCTCTATACGTATATTATACGTATCGAAAAGAAAAGAATCAATGAATTTATACGTATTGTTTACGTATAACTAAAATATTATGCAGCACATGATTTATATATGAAATTGACAATTTCCCTTTATGTAACCTTTATTATCACAACCCAACGGATTCAACAATAAAGCCCAGGCTCAAATTCCGAGTCCCTGGGCTTTAAACTATATAAGCATCTATTTTCTACTATTTTAGCACGTTAATAAATCGGTTTTAATATACCGATAGGAAGCCAAGTACATTGGTCGTCATTAGCTTCCAGGTCTTCTTTTACACATAGAAATGCATTAATGGAATCACTTACTGAATAAACTATGCTACCTTTTGGCATCGCTTTTTCCGTTTTGGAACCTTCTAATGGATAGGTTTTCGCTTCAGATTCTTCCGTTACTTCATAACGAACACCGGCTTTTTTAAATTTTGTATCAAGAACTTTCATATCTGAACCAGGATAATGCTTTTCGCACTTCAAGCCATTTCCTGTGTCCCTACAATATCTCAACATTTGATCACCATTCATATCTGTGATGGATGTATCACGCCATTCCGTAAAGAGCTTGCCGTATTCTCCGCTATTACGATTGATATTGATATACGTTACATTTGCATAGAAAGATGCGCGAATTTTCATCGGTATCTCTTTAAAAACTACTAGATTTGTTGCTTGTACACGATATGGCCCCATTTGATAAAATGTTTTGCCATCATATTTTTCAATTTCATACGTTTTAAAATAATTATTACGCTTCACCACTAACGAATCAAATGTACCATCTTCATTTTTCTTATATATCTTAATATCTTTTGTAAAAGTCATTTTCCCCGTTTGGTCTTTATGCACCTCGGCTCCATCAAACCTAATAGCCTCTGATTTTGTTGGATTCACGATTACAAATACAAATGCTGCTAATAACACAATAAATAATTTTTTCATTATGCTCCTCCTACTCATTTTTGTAGCTCATTTCTTTGCCTACTAATATCGTATTATTTTATCAATAGAATACAATAACGTCAAAAATATAACAAAATTAACTCGTTTTTCCACAACTTTTCGTTGCCCATTCTTTAGCAAATATTTTAAAACCAATATCAATAATAGGCTTTAATAATATAAAATCGTTTATTTTTATATATACTTTTACCAATTTTACCAATAAAATAGTTAATAAGGAGCGTGGATATATTCATGGATAATTTATTTTTAATTGTAGCAATGTTAAGTTTTTTAGCTATTATAGTTTTTGCAATTATAGCTATTGTTCAATTTATTAAAAAGGATGTTTCAAAAGCTAAAAAGCAAATTAAGTTTACCGGAATATCAGTAGCGGTAATGATTGTATCCTTTATTGGTTTTGGCATCACAGCAGATCCAGTAGAAATAACAGAAAAAGAAGATACACAAAAACAAGTAGAAACTGTAGCGAAAGTGGAAGAAACGCCAGAAGAAAAAGCTGCCCGTGAGGCGAAGGAAGTAGAAGAAAAAGCGTTAGCAGAACAAAAAGCTAAAGAGAAAGCAGAAGCACAAGCTAAAGCAGATGCAGAGGCTAAAGCTAAGGCAGATGCAGAAGCTAAAGCTAAAGCAGAAGCGGAGGCTAAGGCTAAAGCAGAGGCCAAAGCTAAAGCAGAAGCTAAGGCAAAAGAGGCAAGTGTCCCACGTGAGCATAAGTCGGCGTTAAAAAAAGCAGAGCAATATGCTAAAACGATGCATATGTCAAAGGCAGGGATTTACGATCAATTAACATCGGAATATGGGGAGAATTTCCCGGCGGATGCTGCTCAATACGCTATAAATAATATTGTATTTGATTGGAAAGAAAATGCATTGAAAAAAGCAAAATCTTACGCAGATATGATGAATATG
The genomic region above belongs to Lysinibacillus sp. FSL W8-0992 and contains:
- a CDS encoding HicB family protein produces the protein MKNVVVYPVVISPLSADGFHLVTIPDIEGITQGETIAEAIEYARDYIGNAIAFADEPINKPYTVSFTPKEEDIVTLVDVDIEAHKKALDLTPVKKTLTIPSYLNDLGMKQGINFSQTLTDALKDKLV
- a CDS encoding type II toxin-antitoxin system HicA family toxin, coding for MKKRELEKRFTAKGWKFLTHGGKHDIWVSPTGKKEQIPRHREVNEDLAKGLIRKHKL
- a CDS encoding Ltp family lipoprotein, whose amino-acid sequence is MDNLFLIVAMLSFLAIIVFAIIAIVQFIKKDVSKAKKQIKFTGISVAVMIVSFIGFGITADPVEITEKEDTQKQVETVAKVEETPEEKAAREAKEVEEKALAEQKAKEKAEAQAKADAEAKAKADAEAKAKAEAEAKAKAEAKAKAEAKAKEASVPREHKSALKKAEQYAKTMHMSKAGIYDQLTSEYGENFPADAAQYAINNIVFDWKENALKKAKSYADMMNMSNSAIYDQLISEYGEKFTKEEAQYAIDNLE